In Deltaproteobacteria bacterium, a single genomic region encodes these proteins:
- a CDS encoding HD domain-containing protein, with the protein MGEALQLAAEAFAHTERKGSGIPYLSHLLAVTTTVMEHGGSPDQCIAAVLHDYLEDIPGSSAHELAQRFGADVARMVLALSDATQNDLDAGGAKPPWAQRKQGYLAHLRHAPADVKLISAADKLHNAGSIVRDRAVIGDAIFDRFTPTREQTLWYYNAVCDALAHGWSHTVRDELRRTVALLEG; encoded by the coding sequence CTGGGCGAGGCCCTGCAGCTGGCGGCCGAGGCGTTCGCCCACACCGAGCGCAAGGGCAGCGGCATCCCGTACCTGAGCCATCTGCTGGCGGTCACGACCACGGTGATGGAACACGGCGGCAGCCCCGATCAGTGCATCGCCGCGGTGCTGCACGACTACCTCGAGGACATCCCCGGCAGCTCCGCCCACGAGCTCGCGCAGCGCTTCGGTGCCGACGTCGCGCGCATGGTGCTGGCGCTGTCGGACGCGACCCAGAACGATCTCGACGCCGGCGGTGCCAAGCCGCCATGGGCACAGCGCAAGCAGGGGTACCTCGCCCATCTGCGGCACGCGCCGGCCGACGTCAAGCTCATCAGCGCCGCCGACAAGCTACACAACGCGGGCTCGATCGTCCGCGACCGCGCGGTGATCGGCGACGCCATCTTCGACCGCTTCACGCCGACCCGCGAGCAGACGCTGTGGTACTACAACGCGGTGTGCGACGCGCTGGCCCATGGCTGGTCGCACACGGTGCGCGACGAGCTGCGCAGGACGGTGGCACTGCTCGAGGGGTAG
- a CDS encoding AMP-binding protein, whose amino-acid sequence MRVPLGVRDFLCRAEQVYGDRIGLVDEPDQPAASWGAISYRELAARARSFGAALAQLGIGPGERVAIVAHNSARWIAALFGATMAGRVLVPINFRLHAHEIEYIVRHSGARALLLDPDLVDSLGDIAVEHRFVLGAASDELFLQRVDAPTPEIDEDEVATLNYTSGTTARPKGVMLTHRNLWINATTFGWHTGVCDRDAFLHVVPTFHCNGWGMPLAFAGMGGKQVVLRKVGGAEILRRIAEHDITMLGGAPAVANAILDAAAGWSGPIPGRGRVRMLVAGAPPPTRTIERIETELGWELIQLYGLTETSPLITMNRRRAEYDELDPAARAARLSRAGAPVIGAQVTVDPDGEVIARANVVMKGYWEDETATAAAIRDGWFHTGDGGFVDDDAYVTISDRKKDVIITGGENVSSIEVEDCLNSHVAVAEVAVIGVPDEKWGETVKALVVLRAGASATEAELIAHCRANLAHYKCPTSVELREELARTATGKLQKFVLRAPYWAGRTRGVN is encoded by the coding sequence ATGCGAGTCCCGCTGGGTGTGCGCGACTTCCTGTGTCGGGCCGAACAGGTCTACGGCGATCGGATCGGGCTGGTCGACGAGCCCGATCAGCCCGCGGCCTCGTGGGGGGCGATCTCCTATCGCGAGCTGGCTGCACGTGCGCGCTCGTTCGGAGCCGCGCTCGCGCAGCTCGGCATCGGACCCGGCGAGCGCGTCGCGATCGTGGCCCACAACTCGGCGCGCTGGATCGCCGCGTTGTTCGGCGCCACGATGGCGGGCCGCGTGCTGGTGCCGATCAACTTCCGGCTGCACGCCCACGAGATCGAGTACATCGTGCGCCACAGCGGCGCGCGGGCGCTGCTGCTCGACCCCGACCTCGTCGACAGCCTCGGCGACATCGCGGTCGAGCACCGCTTCGTGCTCGGCGCCGCATCGGACGAGCTGTTCCTGCAGCGCGTCGACGCGCCGACGCCCGAGATCGACGAGGACGAGGTCGCGACGCTGAACTACACCAGCGGGACCACCGCGCGACCCAAGGGCGTGATGCTCACGCACCGCAACCTGTGGATCAACGCGACCACCTTCGGCTGGCACACCGGCGTGTGCGATCGCGATGCGTTCCTGCACGTGGTCCCGACCTTCCACTGCAACGGCTGGGGCATGCCGCTGGCGTTCGCCGGCATGGGCGGCAAACAGGTGGTGCTGCGCAAGGTCGGCGGTGCGGAGATCCTGCGGCGCATTGCGGAGCACGACATCACGATGCTGGGTGGCGCGCCCGCGGTCGCCAACGCGATCCTCGACGCGGCGGCGGGCTGGAGCGGGCCGATCCCCGGCCGCGGTCGCGTGCGCATGCTGGTGGCCGGCGCGCCGCCGCCGACCCGCACGATCGAGCGCATCGAGACCGAGCTGGGCTGGGAGCTGATCCAGCTCTACGGGCTGACCGAGACCTCGCCGCTCATCACGATGAACCGACGTCGCGCCGAGTACGACGAGCTCGACCCCGCCGCCCGTGCGGCTCGGCTGTCGCGCGCGGGTGCGCCGGTCATCGGCGCGCAGGTGACGGTCGACCCCGACGGCGAGGTGATCGCCCGCGCCAACGTGGTCATGAAGGGCTACTGGGAGGACGAGACCGCGACTGCGGCGGCGATCCGCGACGGATGGTTCCACACCGGCGACGGTGGCTTCGTCGACGACGACGCCTACGTGACGATCTCGGACCGCAAGAAGGACGTCATCATCACCGGCGGCGAGAATGTCTCGTCGATCGAGGTCGAGGACTGCCTCAACTCGCACGTCGCGGTCGCCGAGGTGGCGGTCATCGGCGTGCCCGACGAGAAGTGGGGCGAGACCGTCAAGGCGCTGGTGGTGCTGCGGGCCGGCGCGAGTGCGACCGAGGCCGAGCTCATCGCGCACTGTCGGGCCAACCTCGCGCACTACAAGTGCCCGACCTCGGTCGAGCTGCGGGAGGAACTCGCGCGCACGGCCACCGGCAAGCTGCAGAAGTTCGTGCTGCGGGCACCGTACTGGGCCGGCCGCACCCGCGGCGTGAACTGA
- a CDS encoding LamG domain-containing protein, with protein MRAPALACACIGWLACTREPSYRCDGDAQCVEGSRRGTCESTMWRSFDDPACGSGRRYGTWSGDGLADRCVPDDAAETSASSGASTLTSVTPIETSSGSDTTSTGASSSSTDATTGTGDESTGGPLPDGLVLWYRFDEASFDGLVIDATGKHGGTCEGVACPMATTGVHGGAAAFDGVDDVLQIADDPELHLEAGWTLATWARIPDAAAFRCIIAKPLAMDTNVDSFELAREDGGLAFAAVADTPTTGIFASAAWPVAGETWVHVASTWDGAALTLYVAGAAAAVTDTPSSTAFTELDVFVGASLDEGVFTNFLAGDLDDLQIYARPLAAAEIAALATAQ; from the coding sequence ATGCGCGCGCCCGCGCTCGCCTGTGCCTGCATCGGGTGGCTCGCCTGCACCCGCGAGCCGTCGTATCGCTGCGACGGCGACGCGCAGTGCGTCGAAGGCAGCCGCCGCGGGACCTGCGAGTCGACCATGTGGCGCAGCTTCGACGACCCGGCCTGCGGATCGGGTCGACGCTACGGCACATGGTCCGGTGATGGCCTCGCGGACCGCTGCGTGCCCGACGACGCCGCCGAGACGTCGGCCAGCAGCGGCGCGTCGACGCTCACCTCGGTCACGCCGATCGAGACCTCGAGCGGCAGCGACACGACCAGCACGGGTGCATCGTCGAGCAGCACCGACGCGACCACCGGCACCGGCGACGAGAGCACCGGCGGCCCGCTCCCCGACGGCCTGGTGCTGTGGTACCGCTTCGACGAAGCCTCGTTCGACGGTCTCGTGATCGATGCCACTGGCAAGCACGGCGGTACCTGCGAGGGCGTCGCGTGCCCCATGGCGACCACGGGTGTGCACGGCGGCGCGGCGGCGTTCGACGGCGTCGACGACGTGCTGCAGATCGCCGACGATCCCGAGCTCCATCTCGAGGCCGGCTGGACGCTCGCGACGTGGGCACGGATCCCCGATGCGGCGGCGTTCCGGTGCATCATCGCGAAGCCACTGGCGATGGACACGAACGTCGACTCCTTCGAGCTCGCGCGGGAGGACGGCGGGTTGGCCTTCGCCGCGGTCGCGGACACCCCCACGACCGGCATCTTCGCCAGCGCCGCCTGGCCGGTGGCCGGCGAAACGTGGGTCCACGTGGCCAGCACCTGGGACGGCGCTGCGCTCACGCTCTACGTCGCAGGCGCCGCAGCGGCGGTGACCGACACCCCGAGCTCGACGGCGTTCACGGAGCTCGATGTCTTCGTCGGCGCCTCCCTCGACGAGGGTGTGTTCACGAACTTCCTCGCCGGCGATCTCGACGACCTGCAGATCTACGCGCGGCCGCTCGCAGCGGCCGAAATCGCCGCGCTCGCAACCGCGCAGTGA
- a CDS encoding MmcQ/YjbR family DNA-binding protein, whose amino-acid sequence MAARRSTIDAVLLHLRAFGLAYPGAHTKSPWPGHLDLAVNDKTFAYLSLEGEPLRISCKLPHSGPAALLLPHTEPTGYGLGRSGWVTANFPEGVLPPASVLEAWIDESYRAQAPKRLIAQLAARDGSAAVTKPPAKTKSVAKKKAAKTKAVTKKQPARGRKVRGRSA is encoded by the coding sequence ATGGCCGCACGTCGATCCACCATCGATGCCGTCCTGCTCCATCTGCGTGCGTTCGGCCTGGCGTATCCCGGGGCCCACACCAAGAGCCCGTGGCCTGGGCACCTCGATCTCGCGGTGAACGACAAGACGTTCGCGTACCTGAGCCTCGAGGGCGAGCCGCTGCGGATCTCGTGCAAGCTGCCGCACTCGGGGCCCGCGGCGTTGCTGCTGCCGCACACCGAACCGACCGGCTATGGCCTCGGTCGCAGCGGTTGGGTCACCGCGAACTTTCCGGAGGGTGTGCTCCCGCCCGCGAGCGTGCTCGAGGCGTGGATCGACGAGAGCTACCGTGCGCAGGCGCCGAAGCGGCTGATCGCACAGCTCGCCGCGCGCGATGGGAGTGCCGCCGTGACCAAGCCGCCGGCGAAGACGAAATCCGTCGCGAAGAAGAAAGCGGCGAAGACGAAGGCCGTGACGAAGAAGCAGCCCGCGCGTGGTCGCAAGGTCCGCGGTCGTTCGGCGTGA
- a CDS encoding CoA activase — protein sequence MTTARFRIGFDLGSTTVKAVVIDAVTDEIVWKDYRRHDSKQPEKAFEMLKDIERDAGVTPDNARVFMTGSGGTNVGRFIGAKFVQEVNAVSLCVEKLHPEVNSVIELGGQDAKIIVFKPDKDSGRKKKIPSMNDKCAGGTGAVIDKINAKLKLPPQELCNAGHAGKKLHPVAGKCGVFAETDINSLQKMGVPADELMASLFESIIQQNLAVLTRGHTLMPHVMLLGGPNTYIKGMVEAWKANIPPIWAERNVELPEGYGEGGKDPAELIIVPDNAQYYAAIGAAEFGKDEDEHVGRYKGTEGLQWYIEVGRTEEKKKAGGRGLSNSDAELDAFLERYKPPKFVPASFQPGQHVQAYMGIDGGSTSSKAVLLDAEGTVLAKVYQLSKGNPIEDTKDLFADLQAQVEGAGATLEILGIGTTGYAKDILKDVLRADAAIVETVAHCESALHFYDDVDVVCDVGGQDIKIIILKNGKVKDFKLNTQCSAGNGYFLQGTAVGFGYDVKQYADIAFKAESMPMFGYGCAVFMQSDIVDFQRQGWSPEEIMAGLANVLPKNIWLYVSQIPNLAKLGTRFVLQGGTQHNMAAVKSQVDFIEEQFRQKGAKPDVIVHKHCGESGAIGAAKEARRLHLELGKQTEWIGLEKVPTIGYTQKRDESTRCYFCKNKCLRTFIDVDLEIATSEAEQRMAQGQLVQIKKHTESTHIATKRLIIATCEKGEVEDVEKMRKIKSGLDQAKKDFPNYAAVAAKDIWRAVKPPLVADDPEHVLRGLGLPETVELPPALAGMQAKVDGWLTKLNRSPKVAELVAKTKDKLELARVVAERRAATEARAEKIRRRKSLRIGIPRVLNQYSQNPFFSAYFEALGIPAKNLVYSDFTSEELYKEGAKRGAIDPCFPSKVCIAHMHNLLEVKHKKKPLDLIVFPQVDSMDTWLTNNVGARACPTVVGSADTTKAAFLKEKDIFKERGIELVVPFVHMREPKLCKKEMFGYFGELLGLSEEENARAIEQGYLAQEQFVVELRAQARETLKQLEAEDRIGIVLLARPYHNDPGMNHEIPDELQKLGYPIFTIHSLPIDDDIVRPLFQADIDAGFIQTPFDIYDVWKNSYSENTNQKVWAAKYTARHPNLVALELSSFKCGHDAPIYSVIEEIVETSGTPYFSFKDIDENKPTGSIKIRVETIGYFLKRYQEDLRREKGKRLAVAERLQQYQAELLAKLEAAQQRLGAEQAAKPDLLLAEAGLSRPLEERYARLHHGKQVNAAQAKVLAKTAGAHRGADAPVASSAGPRPAVAPASAPAAEHDDE from the coding sequence ATGACGACCGCACGCTTCCGCATCGGCTTCGACCTCGGCTCCACCACCGTGAAGGCGGTGGTCATCGACGCAGTCACCGACGAGATCGTCTGGAAGGACTACCGCCGCCACGACAGCAAGCAGCCCGAGAAGGCCTTCGAGATGCTGAAGGACATCGAGCGCGATGCCGGCGTCACGCCCGACAACGCGCGCGTGTTCATGACCGGCTCGGGCGGCACCAACGTCGGCCGCTTCATCGGTGCCAAGTTCGTGCAGGAGGTCAACGCGGTCTCGCTGTGCGTCGAGAAGCTGCACCCCGAGGTCAACTCGGTCATCGAGCTCGGTGGTCAGGACGCCAAGATCATCGTCTTCAAGCCCGACAAGGATTCCGGCCGCAAGAAGAAGATCCCGTCGATGAACGACAAGTGCGCCGGCGGGACCGGTGCGGTCATCGACAAGATCAACGCCAAGCTCAAGCTGCCGCCGCAGGAGCTCTGCAACGCCGGTCATGCCGGCAAGAAGCTGCACCCGGTCGCCGGCAAGTGCGGCGTGTTCGCCGAGACCGACATCAACTCGCTGCAGAAGATGGGCGTGCCGGCCGACGAGCTGATGGCCTCGCTGTTCGAGTCGATCATCCAGCAGAACCTCGCCGTGCTGACCCGCGGCCACACGCTGATGCCGCACGTGATGCTGCTGGGCGGACCCAACACGTACATCAAGGGCATGGTCGAGGCGTGGAAGGCCAACATCCCGCCGATCTGGGCCGAGCGCAACGTCGAGCTGCCCGAGGGCTACGGCGAGGGCGGCAAGGACCCCGCCGAGCTCATCATCGTGCCCGACAACGCGCAGTACTATGCGGCCATCGGCGCGGCCGAGTTCGGCAAGGACGAGGACGAGCACGTCGGCCGCTACAAGGGCACCGAGGGCCTGCAGTGGTACATCGAGGTCGGGCGCACCGAAGAGAAGAAGAAGGCCGGCGGCCGCGGGCTCTCGAACAGCGACGCGGAGCTCGACGCATTCCTCGAGCGCTACAAGCCGCCCAAGTTCGTGCCCGCCAGCTTCCAGCCCGGCCAACACGTGCAGGCGTACATGGGCATCGACGGTGGCTCGACCTCGAGCAAGGCGGTGCTGCTCGACGCCGAGGGCACCGTGCTCGCGAAGGTCTACCAGTTGTCGAAGGGTAACCCCATCGAGGACACCAAGGACCTGTTCGCCGACCTACAGGCGCAGGTCGAGGGCGCCGGCGCCACGCTCGAGATCCTCGGCATCGGCACCACCGGCTACGCCAAGGACATCCTGAAGGACGTGCTGCGGGCCGACGCTGCCATCGTCGAGACCGTCGCGCACTGCGAGAGCGCGCTTCACTTCTACGACGACGTCGACGTGGTCTGCGACGTCGGCGGCCAGGACATCAAGATCATCATCTTGAAGAACGGCAAGGTGAAGGACTTCAAGCTCAACACGCAGTGCTCGGCCGGCAACGGCTACTTCCTGCAGGGCACCGCGGTCGGCTTCGGCTACGACGTCAAGCAGTACGCCGACATCGCCTTCAAGGCCGAGAGCATGCCGATGTTCGGCTACGGCTGCGCGGTGTTCATGCAGTCCGACATCGTCGACTTCCAGCGCCAAGGCTGGTCGCCCGAGGAGATCATGGCCGGGCTCGCCAACGTGCTGCCGAAGAACATCTGGCTGTACGTGTCGCAGATCCCCAACCTCGCCAAGCTGGGCACCCGCTTCGTGCTGCAGGGCGGCACCCAGCACAACATGGCGGCCGTGAAGTCGCAGGTCGACTTCATCGAGGAGCAGTTCCGCCAGAAGGGCGCCAAGCCCGACGTCATCGTGCACAAGCACTGCGGCGAGTCGGGGGCCATCGGCGCGGCCAAGGAGGCCCGCCGTCTGCATCTCGAGCTCGGCAAGCAGACCGAGTGGATCGGCCTCGAGAAGGTCCCGACCATCGGCTACACGCAGAAGCGCGACGAGAGCACCCGCTGCTACTTCTGCAAGAACAAGTGCCTGCGCACCTTCATCGACGTCGACCTCGAGATCGCGACCTCCGAGGCCGAGCAGCGCATGGCCCAGGGCCAGCTGGTGCAGATCAAGAAGCACACCGAGTCGACGCACATCGCGACCAAGCGCCTCATCATCGCCACCTGTGAGAAGGGCGAGGTCGAGGACGTCGAGAAGATGCGCAAGATCAAGAGCGGCCTCGACCAGGCCAAGAAGGACTTCCCGAACTACGCCGCGGTGGCCGCCAAGGACATCTGGCGCGCCGTGAAGCCGCCGCTGGTCGCCGACGATCCCGAGCACGTGCTGCGCGGGCTCGGCCTGCCCGAGACCGTCGAGCTGCCGCCCGCGCTGGCCGGCATGCAGGCGAAGGTCGATGGCTGGCTGACGAAGCTGAACCGCAGCCCCAAGGTCGCCGAGCTGGTCGCCAAGACCAAGGACAAGCTCGAGCTGGCCCGCGTGGTCGCCGAGCGTCGTGCTGCCACCGAGGCGCGCGCCGAGAAGATCCGCCGCCGCAAGAGCCTGCGCATCGGCATCCCGCGCGTGCTCAACCAGTACTCGCAGAACCCCTTCTTCTCGGCCTACTTCGAGGCGCTCGGCATCCCCGCCAAGAACCTGGTGTACTCGGACTTCACCTCCGAGGAGCTCTACAAGGAGGGCGCCAAGCGCGGTGCGATCGATCCGTGCTTCCCATCGAAGGTGTGCATCGCGCACATGCACAACCTGCTCGAGGTGAAGCACAAGAAGAAGCCGCTCGACCTCATCGTGTTCCCGCAGGTCGACTCGATGGACACGTGGCTGACCAACAACGTCGGCGCGCGTGCGTGCCCGACCGTGGTGGGCTCCGCCGACACCACCAAGGCGGCCTTCCTCAAGGAGAAGGACATCTTCAAGGAGCGCGGCATCGAGCTGGTGGTGCCGTTCGTGCACATGCGCGAGCCCAAGCTCTGCAAGAAGGAGATGTTCGGCTACTTCGGCGAGCTGCTCGGCCTGTCGGAGGAGGAGAACGCCCGCGCGATCGAGCAGGGCTACCTCGCGCAGGAGCAGTTCGTGGTCGAGCTACGCGCGCAGGCGCGCGAGACCTTGAAGCAGCTCGAGGCCGAGGACCGCATCGGCATCGTGCTGCTGGCGCGCCCGTACCACAACGATCCGGGCATGAACCACGAGATCCCGGACGAGCTGCAGAAGCTCGGCTATCCGATCTTCACCATCCACTCGCTGCCGATCGACGACGACATCGTGCGGCCGCTGTTCCAGGCCGACATCGACGCCGGCTTCATCCAGACGCCGTTCGACATCTACGACGTGTGGAAGAACAGCTACTCGGAGAACACCAACCAGAAGGTGTGGGCCGCCAAGTACACCGCGCGTCACCCCAACCTGGTGGCGCTCGAGCTGTCGAGCTTCAAGTGCGGCCACGATGCGCCGATCTACTCGGTCATCGAAGAGATCGTCGAGACCTCGGGCACGCCGTACTTCTCGTTCAAGGACATCGACGAGAACAAGCCCACCGGCTCGATCAAGATCCGCGTCGAGACCATCGGCTACTTCCTCAAGCGCTACCAGGAGGACCTGCGGCGCGAGAAGGGCAAGCGCCTGGCGGTGGCCGAGCGCCTGCAGCAGTACCAGGCCGAGCTGCTCGCGAAGCTCGAGGCGGCGCAGCAGCGGCTCGGCGCCGAGCAGGCCGCGAAGCCCGACCTGCTGCTGGCCGAGGCCGGGCTCTCGCGTCCGCTCGAGGAGCGCTACGCGCGGCTGCACCACGGCAAGCAGGTCAACGCGGCCCAGGCCAAGGTCCTGGCGAAGACCGCCGGTGCCCATCGCGGCGCCGATGCGCCGGTGGCCTCGAGCGCGGGCCCGCGGCCCGCGGTCGCGCCCGCCAGCGCGCCGGCGGCCGAGCACGACGACGAGTAG
- a CDS encoding tetratricopeptide repeat protein: protein MVAVAAVLGLGGLAGPRDATCPAPELAELGEPLQRELGAALRDAGMSFVAERAVDRMRHHDAALRDLHQLACDGGSLQASACVAEVDAQTRAIADVLAHGVGDRRRVLAVLSRLSDPLACVDGEYASEAPGIALDDARAWRAWAELVAARALDDAGDPAAALARIDALPQAGIDALAHELGITRGGLLREMGRYAEAGVAFDAVFRSAEAAGDDLAAARAAVGLAFVHGIHGADLEHGQRWVRSGYAHVARGELPATVVADLANAEGAMLFVAGRHVDARAVITDALAQARELPPARTRALRENRASLAATMGDRSAIDEFARLLDETVETLGETHPTALRTRSNLATAQLRFGEHAAARTNFEQVLALRDGAFGSESVENARVLSQLADLDVAAGDVVGGLARLAAANELRARVLTVDHPERANGVLQLIEMLLDSGDLEGAQRMLAIHRDNIAAHFGLDEPIGQDLVELVARVAEARGDVRTAAAAYADVLAGLVAIGRDDADLAGLALASARTHLAAGPAAGDLAAAVAALALARRGRDRLGDDELVELAALERRAATIDSSGDPNARGS from the coding sequence ATGGTGGCCGTCGCCGCGGTGCTCGGCCTCGGCGGGCTCGCGGGGCCCCGCGACGCCACCTGCCCCGCGCCCGAGCTGGCAGAGCTCGGCGAACCGCTGCAACGCGAGCTCGGCGCGGCCCTGCGTGACGCGGGCATGTCGTTCGTCGCCGAGCGTGCCGTCGACCGCATGCGCCACCACGACGCCGCCCTGCGCGACCTGCATCAGCTCGCCTGCGATGGTGGCTCCCTGCAGGCGTCGGCATGCGTGGCCGAGGTCGACGCGCAGACGCGAGCGATCGCCGACGTGCTCGCACACGGCGTCGGCGATCGCCGTCGCGTGCTCGCGGTGCTGTCGCGACTGTCCGATCCGCTCGCATGCGTCGACGGCGAGTACGCCTCGGAGGCCCCGGGGATCGCCCTCGACGACGCGCGGGCGTGGCGGGCCTGGGCCGAGCTGGTCGCCGCGCGTGCGCTCGACGATGCCGGCGATCCAGCGGCCGCGCTGGCCCGCATCGACGCGCTGCCGCAGGCCGGGATCGACGCGCTCGCACACGAGCTCGGCATCACGCGGGGCGGCCTGCTGCGCGAGATGGGCCGCTACGCCGAGGCGGGCGTCGCCTTCGACGCGGTCTTCCGCAGCGCCGAGGCGGCCGGCGACGACCTCGCGGCCGCCCGCGCCGCGGTCGGACTCGCATTCGTCCACGGCATCCACGGCGCCGACCTCGAGCATGGGCAACGATGGGTCCGTAGCGGCTACGCCCACGTCGCGCGCGGCGAGCTGCCAGCAACCGTCGTGGCCGACCTCGCCAACGCCGAGGGCGCGATGCTGTTCGTCGCCGGCCGCCACGTCGACGCGCGCGCGGTGATCACCGATGCGCTCGCGCAGGCCCGCGAGCTGCCGCCGGCGCGCACGCGGGCGCTGCGAGAGAACCGGGCCAGCCTCGCCGCGACCATGGGCGATCGCTCCGCGATCGACGAGTTTGCACGGCTGCTCGACGAGACCGTCGAGACCCTCGGCGAGACCCACCCCACCGCGTTGCGCACGCGCTCCAACCTCGCCACCGCGCAGCTCCGCTTCGGCGAGCACGCGGCCGCCCGCACGAACTTCGAGCAGGTGCTCGCGTTGCGCGATGGCGCCTTCGGATCCGAATCCGTCGAGAACGCACGGGTGCTGAGCCAGCTCGCCGACCTCGACGTCGCCGCGGGTGACGTGGTCGGCGGGCTCGCACGCCTGGCCGCCGCCAACGAGCTGCGCGCCCGGGTGCTGACGGTCGACCACCCGGAGCGCGCCAACGGGGTGCTGCAGCTGATCGAGATGCTGCTCGACAGCGGCGATCTCGAGGGTGCGCAGCGCATGCTCGCGATCCACCGCGACAACATCGCGGCCCACTTCGGCCTCGACGAGCCGATCGGACAGGATCTCGTCGAGCTGGTCGCACGCGTGGCCGAGGCCCGCGGGGACGTCCGGACCGCCGCAGCGGCGTACGCCGACGTGCTCGCGGGCCTCGTTGCGATCGGTCGCGATGATGCCGATCTGGCAGGCCTCGCGCTGGCGAGCGCGCGCACCCACCTCGCGGCCGGGCCGGCCGCTGGCGACCTCGCAGCCGCCGTGGCTGCGCTGGCGCTCGCGCGGCGCGGTCGCGACCGACTCGGCGACGACGAGCTCGTGGAGCTCGCAGCGCTCGAACGGCGGGCCGCGACGATCGACAGCTCGGGCGACCCGAACGCGCGCGGCTCCTGA
- a CDS encoding cupin domain-containing protein yields MPRLATGNLLDTPDAPNHGERFTSLAELGGVTIESIVSSATPDAGAYDQPHDEWVVLLAGNATIEVEGRAHVLRAGDWILLPAHARHRVLATSAGARWLAVHVGATTTPPTGSKRT; encoded by the coding sequence ATGCCGCGGTTGGCCACAGGCAATCTGCTCGATACCCCCGACGCGCCGAACCACGGCGAGCGCTTCACGAGCTTGGCGGAGCTCGGTGGCGTGACGATCGAGTCCATCGTCAGCTCCGCGACCCCCGACGCCGGCGCGTACGATCAGCCCCACGACGAGTGGGTGGTGCTACTCGCGGGCAACGCGACGATCGAGGTCGAGGGCCGCGCGCACGTGCTGCGCGCGGGCGACTGGATCCTGCTGCCGGCCCACGCGCGCCACCGCGTACTCGCGACCTCGGCCGGCGCGCGATGGCTGGCGGTCCACGTCGGTGCAACCACGACGCCCCCGACGGGGTCGAAGCGCACGTGA
- a CDS encoding DUF3667 domain-containing protein yields the protein MSDDAVSDDAVGEAAAPPTSRGRCHNCEAPLHGPFCSACGQRDRDPGRPLWAIIREFLVETFVLDGRLATTLRALFTRPGLLTAEFRHGRRARYTSPLRLYLAMSVLAFSSIAIRGCVDASSFDGDTPMLVRPDVQDGEIVPGADANAPSGDGWGPRLGRRITGQARRFAQLTPTEQRKRAFEGMTTHVPRMLFLAVPIFALLVELLLWRRAIRHTYVDCLVFGLHVHALWFVVVALTTILPDRIGDLLVLATMIHTTLALRRAFELSWAATWWRALLLAISYGITLAIAVSAAFLITIVSG from the coding sequence GTGAGCGACGACGCGGTGAGCGACGACGCGGTGGGCGAGGCCGCTGCCCCGCCGACGTCGAGGGGCCGCTGCCACAACTGCGAGGCGCCACTGCATGGCCCTTTCTGCAGCGCGTGCGGCCAGCGCGACCGCGATCCCGGGCGACCGCTGTGGGCGATCATCCGCGAGTTCCTGGTCGAGACCTTCGTGCTCGACGGCCGCCTCGCGACCACGCTGCGGGCGTTGTTCACCCGGCCGGGCCTGCTGACCGCCGAGTTCCGCCACGGCCGGCGGGCCCGCTACACCTCACCGCTACGGCTGTACCTGGCGATGAGCGTGCTGGCGTTCTCGTCGATCGCGATCCGCGGTTGTGTCGATGCATCGAGCTTCGACGGCGACACCCCGATGCTCGTGCGCCCCGACGTGCAGGACGGTGAGATCGTGCCGGGCGCCGACGCCAACGCGCCGTCCGGTGACGGATGGGGCCCGCGACTGGGACGTCGCATCACCGGGCAGGCGCGGAGGTTCGCCCAGCTGACCCCGACCGAGCAGCGCAAGCGGGCATTCGAGGGCATGACCACCCACGTCCCGCGCATGCTGTTCCTGGCGGTGCCGATCTTCGCGCTGCTGGTCGAGCTCCTGCTCTGGCGTCGCGCGATCCGCCACACCTACGTCGACTGCCTGGTGTTCGGGCTGCACGTGCATGCGCTGTGGTTCGTGGTCGTCGCGCTCACGACCATCTTGCCCGATCGCATCGGCGATCTGCTGGTGCTGGCGACGATGATCCACACCACGCTCGCCCTGCGCCGCGCGTTCGAGCTGTCGTGGGCGGCGACGTGGTGGCGGGCGCTGCTGCTCGCCATCAGCTACGGCATCACGCTGGCGATCGCCGTGAGCGCGGCCTTCCTCATCACGATCGTCTCCGGCTGA